One segment of Meriones unguiculatus strain TT.TT164.6M chromosome 3, Bangor_MerUng_6.1, whole genome shotgun sequence DNA contains the following:
- the C3H9orf153 gene encoding uncharacterized protein C9orf153 homolog: MAQEHHRYSLPDLYACIENFNYENKKSNLQNVCGISFEEAQGSLEKTLNALDSNKAKKKDEHLPAMPTEVKEEEQKPASMADVLHQSLLLDALAPREQLSKSYRRLVQAGIPPPVHTFPYSFRTEDPRASETPIKEMASSTTLSQLLLTSVPQDRAIYEEKSKTFFPAEPGKQFLDLMDLEWRYFKGLVKWERATKKHSFMDITFNSEMRFVRSQGMPGLIPSLVCRTLMFYPSVDYYEKNFSYFKWKV; encoded by the exons ATGGCACAAGAACATCACAGATATTCG CTGCCAGACTTGTATGCATGCATTGAGAATTTTAATTATGAGAACAAGAAATCTAATCTCCAAAATGTCTGTGGCATCTCATTCGAGGAAGCTCAGGGATCCCTTGAGAAGACCCTGAATGCCCTTGACAGCAACAAAGCTAAGAAGAAAGATGAGCACCTCCCTGCCATGCCGACTGAAGttaaggaggaggagcagaagccaGCGTCCATGGCAGATGTCCTTCACCAAAGCTTGCTCCTAGATGCCCTGGCCCCAAGGGAACAGTTATCCAAGTCCTATAGGAGATTGGTCCAGGCTGGCATCCCTCCTCCTGTGCATACCTTTCCTTACAGTTTCAGGACCGAAGATCCAAGAGCTTCTGAAACACCCATTAAAGAAATGGCTTCAAGCACCACGTTGAGCCAACTTCTCCTGACTTCTGTTCCCCAAGACAGAGCAATCTACGAAGAGAAATCGAAAACCTTCTTCCCCGCAGAACCAG gaaAGCAGTTCCTGGACCTGATGGACCTGGAATGGAGGTATTTCAAGGGGCTTGTAAAGTGGGAACGTGCAACCAAGAAACATTCCTTCATGGATATAACATTTAACAGTGAGATGAGATTTGTAAGGAGCCAAGGCATGCCTGGGCTTATTCCTTCTCTAGTTTGCAGGACTTTGATGTTTTACCCTTCAGTTGActactatgaaaaaaattttagttattttaagtGGAAGGTATAG